The following coding sequences are from one Syntrophomonadaceae bacterium window:
- a CDS encoding energy-coupling factor ABC transporter ATP-binding protein — protein sequence MEEVLLARELQVTRGNRTILDIPNLAIQPGEVMAIIGPNGAGKSTLLQALSYLIKPDKGEVLFRGQPCRTGKSLLSARRRMATVFQDSFLLDGSVFFNVATGLHLRGCSSPEITTKANYWLERFGIAHFANRHVRGLSGGEAQRVSLARAFVVEPEVLFLDEPFTSLDAPTKVFLMDELEQVIKNTKVTTIFVTHDAEGIPFYANRLIVLEQGRIDLDGEPLQMLKNPATPFLKAFFRHLLTGSSLAANSSTQQTASE from the coding sequence ATGGAAGAGGTCTTGCTGGCCAGAGAACTTCAGGTTACTAGAGGAAATCGCACCATCTTGGACATCCCCAATTTAGCCATTCAACCAGGCGAGGTCATGGCCATCATCGGGCCAAACGGAGCAGGCAAGAGCACCCTTTTGCAAGCCTTGTCGTACTTGATTAAGCCGGATAAGGGGGAGGTCTTGTTTCGCGGGCAGCCCTGCCGGACGGGAAAAAGCTTGTTATCAGCCAGGCGGCGGATGGCAACTGTGTTTCAGGATAGTTTTTTATTGGATGGCTCAGTTTTTTTCAATGTGGCAACGGGCCTGCATCTGCGGGGATGTTCGTCTCCAGAGATAACAACGAAGGCAAACTACTGGCTGGAGCGGTTTGGCATTGCCCATTTCGCTAACCGGCATGTCCGGGGATTATCCGGGGGAGAAGCTCAGAGGGTGAGCCTGGCCAGGGCTTTCGTTGTTGAACCGGAAGTGTTGTTTCTGGATGAACCCTTCACATCCCTGGATGCCCCGACAAAGGTCTTCTTAATGGACGAATTGGAGCAGGTAATCAAAAACACAAAGGTTACCACCATTTTTGTCACCCATGACGCAGAGGGAATTCCTTTCTATGCCAACAGGTTGATTGTCCTGGAGCAGGGCCGGATAGATCTGGATGGGGAGCCACTGCAGATGTTGAAAAACCCTGCCACACCATTTTTGAAGGCCTTTTTCAGGCATCTCCTGACTGGCAGCAGTTTAGCAGCCAACTCCTCCACCCAACAGACCGCTAGCGAATAA
- a CDS encoding DUF1657 domain-containing protein, with the protein MTVAGQVKQTIASLKGAQATLQTFASFEKTEAQEVFEQNAGRIGRVIIDLEKRLQTLEFAEPQYKGF; encoded by the coding sequence GTGACAGTAGCCGGACAGGTAAAACAGACTATCGCCAGCCTGAAGGGAGCCCAGGCAACCCTGCAAACCTTTGCCTCCTTTGAGAAAACCGAGGCGCAGGAAGTATTCGAACAAAACGCCGGGCGTATTGGCAGGGTTATTATTGACTTGGAAAAGAGGCTGCAAACTCTGGAATTTGCAGAGCCGCAGTATAAAGGTTTTTAG
- a CDS encoding SDR family oxidoreductase, with protein MSLKGKVAIITGGATGIGKAVAFNLAKEGATVVINYSRSGPEAEETLNEVIAAGGQGMTWQADVADDAKIRAMFTAVAEKYGRLDILVNSAGTTNFVPLGDLEGLKEEYWDRAMAVNVKGLFFCCRAAAPYLKASKGAIVNVSSRAGLTGVGSSMAYAASKGAVNTLTKSLARVLAPEVRVNAVAPGIVMTRWVAGREDHILRGSKDVPLGRACEAEDVAEVVMSLITNAGMITGQTIVVDGGMHMA; from the coding sequence ATGTCTTTAAAGGGAAAAGTTGCGATTATTACCGGAGGAGCCACGGGAATCGGCAAGGCAGTTGCCTTTAACCTGGCAAAAGAAGGGGCAACTGTCGTCATCAATTACTCCCGGTCAGGGCCGGAAGCCGAAGAAACCCTGAACGAGGTTATAGCAGCCGGCGGGCAGGGCATGACCTGGCAGGCCGATGTTGCCGATGATGCAAAGATCAGAGCAATGTTCACAGCAGTTGCCGAAAAGTATGGGCGGCTGGACATCCTGGTCAACAGCGCCGGTACCACAAATTTTGTTCCCTTAGGAGATTTGGAAGGGCTGAAGGAAGAATACTGGGATCGGGCGATGGCGGTTAATGTCAAGGGTCTTTTCTTCTGCTGCCGGGCAGCAGCCCCTTATTTAAAGGCCAGCAAAGGGGCAATTGTTAATGTAAGTTCAAGGGCAGGCCTTACCGGAGTTGGCAGTTCCATGGCTTATGCGGCCTCCAAGGGAGCGGTGAACACCCTTACTAAATCTCTGGCCAGGGTCTTGGCTCCGGAGGTCAGGGTCAATGCAGTCGCTCCTGGCATCGTGATGACCAGGTGGGTTGCCGGGCGGGAAGACCATATCCTGCGTGGGAGCAAGGATGTGCCCTTGGGGAGAGCCTGCGAGGCGGAAGATGTGGCGGAGGTGGTCATGAGCCTGATTACCAATGCCGGGATGATTACCGGCCAAACAATTGTTGTCGACGGCGGGATGCATATGGCTTAA
- a CDS encoding iron-containing alcohol dehydrogenase: MPFADFSFSVPGQVRFGVGIIKQIPDELVKNGINNVLVVSDPGVVKAGLLAEMFGLFREAGVKFTLFDQVEPNPSVETVMKALEEYRENGCQGMVAFGGGSPMDVAKAAGVLATNGGELTQYEGVGKFKNPPPPLFAVPTTAGTASEVTPFAVITHRQTNYKFPVAGPSLIPRVAFLDPVLITTLPPQVAAATGMDALTHAIESYLSLTAHPFSESMSEKAIFLIGRHLKNFVANRQDLEAAGGMLLASLFAGIAFGHARLGLVHAMAHPLGGFFDVPHGMANAVLLPYVMQYNLLADKGKYPQIARLLGEDLHGLKPEKKAQQAIVAVENLNKALGIPAKISSVGVKREAIPQMAVDTMKSGNVKVNPRQAGVEDIIQLFELAY, from the coding sequence TTGCCGTTTGCTGATTTTTCTTTTTCGGTCCCAGGTCAGGTGCGTTTTGGCGTGGGGATTATTAAACAAATCCCCGACGAATTGGTGAAGAATGGTATCAATAATGTATTGGTTGTATCCGATCCTGGAGTGGTAAAAGCGGGATTGCTGGCGGAAATGTTTGGTTTGTTCAGGGAGGCCGGGGTTAAGTTTACATTATTTGACCAGGTGGAGCCTAATCCCAGTGTGGAGACTGTGATGAAAGCCTTGGAAGAGTACCGGGAAAACGGCTGTCAGGGAATGGTGGCTTTTGGTGGCGGCAGTCCGATGGATGTGGCCAAAGCAGCCGGTGTCCTGGCCACCAATGGGGGCGAATTGACTCAGTATGAAGGAGTTGGAAAATTTAAAAACCCGCCGCCTCCATTATTTGCTGTACCCACTACCGCCGGCACAGCCAGTGAGGTAACTCCTTTTGCTGTCATTACCCACCGGCAGACTAATTATAAGTTTCCGGTGGCTGGTCCTTCCTTGATCCCCCGCGTAGCCTTTTTGGATCCGGTCTTGATCACTACCTTGCCGCCACAGGTGGCGGCAGCTACCGGCATGGATGCCCTTACCCATGCCATTGAATCCTATTTGTCGCTGACGGCCCACCCCTTTTCTGAGAGCATGTCAGAGAAGGCAATTTTTTTAATCGGTCGGCATTTAAAGAACTTTGTCGCCAATCGCCAGGATTTGGAGGCTGCCGGGGGAATGCTTCTGGCCAGCCTTTTTGCGGGCATCGCTTTTGGCCATGCCCGGCTGGGCTTAGTCCATGCCATGGCCCATCCCCTGGGAGGTTTCTTTGATGTGCCTCATGGAATGGCCAATGCCGTCTTGTTGCCTTATGTCATGCAGTATAACCTCCTGGCTGACAAGGGCAAATATCCGCAGATTGCCCGGCTCTTGGGTGAAGACTTGCATGGCTTAAAGCCGGAAAAGAAGGCGCAACAAGCGATTGTTGCCGTGGAGAATTTAAACAAAGCACTGGGTATCCCTGCTAAGATTTCTTCTGTCGGGGTTAAGCGGGAAGCAATTCCCCAGATGGCAGTTGATACCATGAAAAGCGGCAACGTGAAGGTTAATCCCCGGCAAGCCGGCGTAGAAGACATCATCCAGCTGTTTGAACTGGCCTATTAA
- the spoVAC gene encoding stage V sporulation protein AC, with product MSNKKKKKLSPVQQEYHSFSKKREPKRPVLANCVKAFLVGGIICLIGQGVKDFFIWNFDFTEKTAGNPTVAVMVFFAVVLTALGRYDHIAQWAGAGTAVPVTGFANAIASAAIEHRSEGLVLGVGGNMFKLAGPVIVFGVFSAFIVALIKTTLNLLLAA from the coding sequence TTGTCTAATAAAAAGAAGAAGAAGCTGTCTCCGGTGCAGCAAGAGTATCATTCCTTTTCCAAGAAAAGGGAGCCAAAGCGCCCTGTGTTAGCCAATTGTGTTAAGGCGTTTTTGGTAGGGGGGATAATTTGCCTGATCGGCCAGGGAGTGAAGGACTTCTTTATTTGGAATTTCGATTTCACCGAGAAAACAGCAGGAAACCCCACGGTTGCTGTGATGGTATTTTTTGCGGTGGTGCTCACCGCACTGGGCCGCTACGATCATATCGCTCAGTGGGCAGGGGCTGGCACGGCGGTGCCCGTGACTGGCTTTGCCAACGCCATTGCTTCGGCGGCAATCGAACATAGAAGCGAGGGGCTTGTCCTGGGGGTCGGCGGAAATATGTTTAAGCTGGCCGGCCCGGTGATCGTATTTGGAGTTTTTTCTGCTTTTATCGTCGCTTTAATCAAAACAACCTTAAATTTACTCTTGGCCGCATAA
- a CDS encoding HlyD family efflux transporter periplasmic adaptor subunit has product MLLLKKWGVWVLVMVLISAAAWYGWRQYSSGRASANQGPQTMAVKVERGNLLVRVNGTGAVQPVNQEEVRARMSGTVNMIAMKDGQQVKAGQVLAELDVQDLSLQIARLKLDITIQERELASLRQEKTLDTINATAAGEVTWRVRAGDRVQEGAIIGTLQDRSKMEIVGRFNSDQIQHIKVGQSAEIFLPEFLSTLTARVVEVNTAPKAGTAGAILFDVRAEIMNPGGLSPGMKARMSVITANGVLGAVEESILSLSEPVDIRSSIAGNIQTIKVENGRGAVAGQVLAEISDPDRADKLVNQIATAELRLQQARLDLEDREQQQKDRSQNRLIVAPIDGTVVLPAKPVGVGDSINQGTVFGRVVDYSQLQVVTPVDELDVAKVRPGQRVRLTAAALPGKNISGEVLKVASQGTSQSGVATFDVTIKIEANPELKVGMTVNAEVLVEQRQNVLLVPIEAVNEQRGRSIVMVPGEPGEDGKPGSPRPVQVRTGAYDAARIEIIEGLQEGQQVLIQAAQSRAGNIPGIRIPGMGAPGGAQPRPSQQRGGSQ; this is encoded by the coding sequence ATGCTGTTGCTGAAAAAATGGGGAGTCTGGGTTCTGGTAATGGTTTTAATTTCCGCAGCTGCCTGGTACGGCTGGCGGCAATACTCAAGTGGGCGGGCCAGCGCCAATCAGGGACCGCAAACAATGGCAGTCAAGGTGGAGCGGGGGAACCTGCTGGTCAGGGTTAATGGTACCGGAGCAGTGCAGCCGGTCAATCAGGAAGAAGTCCGCGCCAGAATGAGCGGCACCGTTAACATGATAGCCATGAAAGACGGCCAGCAGGTTAAGGCCGGGCAGGTTCTAGCCGAACTGGATGTTCAGGACTTGAGCCTGCAGATTGCCAGGTTAAAGCTGGATATTACCATCCAGGAACGGGAACTGGCTAGTCTGCGGCAGGAAAAGACATTAGATACGATTAATGCCACTGCTGCAGGCGAAGTTACCTGGAGGGTGAGGGCTGGCGACCGGGTGCAGGAGGGAGCCATTATTGGGACCCTGCAGGATCGATCCAAGATGGAAATCGTGGGCCGGTTTAATTCAGACCAAATACAACACATCAAGGTAGGGCAGAGCGCAGAAATATTCCTGCCGGAATTCCTTTCCACCCTGACCGCCAGGGTAGTTGAGGTCAACACAGCGCCGAAAGCAGGGACTGCCGGGGCCATTCTCTTTGATGTCAGGGCAGAAATAATGAACCCGGGTGGGCTATCACCCGGAATGAAAGCCCGCATGAGTGTGATTACCGCGAATGGGGTCTTGGGGGCGGTGGAGGAAAGTATCCTCAGCCTGTCAGAGCCGGTGGATATTCGCTCATCCATAGCCGGGAATATCCAAACCATAAAGGTTGAAAACGGCCGGGGTGCGGTTGCGGGACAGGTGCTGGCGGAGATCTCCGACCCAGACCGGGCAGATAAGCTTGTTAACCAGATCGCAACTGCCGAGTTGCGCCTGCAGCAGGCCCGGCTTGATCTGGAGGATAGGGAACAGCAGCAAAAAGACCGGAGCCAGAACCGCTTGATAGTGGCTCCAATTGACGGCACAGTAGTTCTGCCGGCTAAACCGGTAGGTGTCGGTGACAGCATTAACCAGGGCACTGTGTTTGGGAGAGTAGTGGATTATTCCCAGCTGCAGGTAGTGACCCCGGTGGATGAGTTGGATGTGGCCAAGGTGCGTCCTGGCCAGCGGGTACGCCTTACAGCTGCTGCTCTTCCCGGGAAAAATATCAGCGGGGAGGTCCTGAAGGTAGCCAGCCAGGGGACCAGCCAGAGCGGGGTGGCGACCTTTGACGTGACTATTAAGATTGAAGCAAATCCGGAATTAAAGGTGGGCATGACAGTAAATGCCGAAGTCCTTGTCGAGCAGCGGCAAAACGTTTTGTTAGTTCCCATTGAAGCTGTGAATGAGCAAAGAGGTCGCAGCATAGTGATGGTCCCGGGAGAACCCGGAGAAGACGGAAAACCAGGCAGTCCGCGGCCGGTGCAGGTTCGGACCGGAGCATATGACGCGGCCAGAATAGAAATTATCGAAGGATTGCAGGAAGGGCAACAGGTTCTCATCCAGGCTGCCCAGAGCAGGGCCGGAAACATACCCGGTATTCGCATTCCGGGAATGGGTGCCCCGGGAGGGGCCCAACCCCGTCCGTCCCAGCAAAGGGGTGGTAGCCAGTGA
- a CDS encoding ABC transporter ATP-binding protein yields MIRMEGLKKVYRMDGVTVEALRGVDLTVNTGEFMAIIGPSGSGKSTLMNLIGCLDVPTAGKYWLNGHEVSRLSANQLAEVRNRQIGFVFQSFNLLPRLTALENVERPLVYRGMGGKERREHAIRALTQVGLADRMLHRPTQLSGGQQQRVAIARALVGDPALILADEPTGNLDSKSGQDVMRLLKELHAQGRTIMIITHDPEIARHTMRQVRIHDGLILQAGEGVAS; encoded by the coding sequence ATGATCAGGATGGAAGGCCTGAAAAAAGTCTACCGTATGGACGGGGTAACAGTGGAAGCATTACGAGGGGTTGACCTCACCGTGAACACGGGTGAGTTTATGGCAATAATTGGGCCATCGGGATCGGGTAAGTCAACCCTGATGAACCTGATTGGGTGTTTGGATGTGCCAACTGCCGGAAAATACTGGTTGAACGGCCACGAGGTCAGCCGGTTGTCTGCCAATCAACTTGCAGAAGTGCGAAACAGACAGATTGGCTTCGTATTCCAAAGCTTTAATCTTCTGCCAAGGCTGACGGCTTTGGAGAACGTTGAGCGTCCACTGGTTTACCGTGGGATGGGCGGGAAGGAGCGCCGGGAACATGCAATCCGAGCTCTGACCCAGGTTGGCTTGGCGGATCGGATGCTTCACAGGCCGACCCAGCTTTCCGGCGGCCAGCAGCAGCGGGTGGCAATAGCCCGGGCTCTGGTTGGGGATCCGGCCCTGATTCTGGCTGATGAACCGACTGGCAACCTGGACAGTAAATCCGGCCAGGACGTGATGCGTCTGCTTAAAGAACTCCATGCCCAGGGCAGGACCATCATGATTATTACCCATGACCCGGAGATTGCCCGTCATACAATGCGCCAGGTGCGGATCCACGACGGCCTGATTTTACAGGCAGGGGAGGGAGTGGCCTCATGA
- a CDS encoding ABC transporter permease — MNLTQGIRLAFGAIWANKLRSFLTMLGVIIGVFAVVALVSLGQGATKRVTDQVREMGSNLITVTITGRGPLTSLTYEEALEMVSRPGVQAAVPTVTGRVTVKFGTTSVETTVEGSTPDYPSVRNHSVEEGRFLSGIDIHNRQNVAVLGAEVADKLFSGVNPLGREIWINGVSFTVVGILNKKGTSMGGSMDDKVMIPISTAQRLLRTAGIRTIFVQAESPDAVQWAVASLEASMIRRFRDANAFRIFNQADILDTMNQVTGTLTMMLAGIAGISLVVGGIGIMNIMLVSVTERTREIGVCKALGAKKRDIMMQFLVESSVISSIGGVIGLALGYGLIRAISNLAGLPVVFSPQVVLVAVVFSLFVGIFFGMYPANKAANLNPIEALRSE; from the coding sequence ATGAACCTGACGCAAGGAATCCGCCTGGCTTTTGGGGCAATTTGGGCTAATAAGCTGCGTTCTTTTCTGACCATGCTGGGTGTCATCATTGGGGTTTTTGCGGTTGTAGCCCTGGTCTCCTTGGGGCAGGGTGCAACCAAAAGGGTTACAGACCAGGTGCGGGAAATGGGATCGAACCTGATCACGGTAACCATTACGGGGCGGGGGCCGTTAACAAGTCTTACCTATGAGGAGGCTTTAGAAATGGTCTCCAGGCCAGGGGTCCAGGCTGCCGTTCCTACTGTTACCGGGCGGGTTACTGTTAAGTTTGGTACCACCAGTGTGGAAACTACTGTTGAGGGTTCTACCCCAGATTATCCGTCTGTTCGCAACCATTCTGTCGAGGAGGGCCGGTTTCTTTCTGGTATTGACATTCATAACCGGCAGAATGTGGCTGTGCTGGGGGCAGAGGTTGCAGATAAGCTCTTTTCCGGTGTCAATCCATTGGGGAGAGAAATCTGGATCAATGGCGTCTCTTTTACTGTAGTTGGCATATTGAATAAAAAAGGAACCAGTATGGGCGGGTCCATGGATGACAAGGTGATGATTCCGATCAGCACAGCCCAGCGACTGTTGCGCACTGCAGGCATTCGCACCATCTTTGTCCAGGCCGAATCGCCGGATGCTGTGCAGTGGGCCGTTGCTTCCCTGGAAGCAAGCATGATCCGCCGCTTCCGGGATGCCAATGCTTTTCGCATCTTTAACCAGGCTGACATCCTGGATACAATGAACCAGGTTACGGGTACCCTAACCATGATGTTGGCGGGAATTGCGGGAATTTCCCTTGTGGTAGGGGGTATTGGTATTATGAATATCATGCTAGTTTCGGTTACGGAGCGGACGCGGGAAATAGGTGTGTGCAAGGCATTGGGAGCAAAAAAGAGGGATATCATGATGCAGTTTTTGGTGGAATCATCAGTCATCAGCAGCATCGGCGGGGTGATTGGCCTGGCCTTGGGTTACGGCCTGATCCGGGCGATCAGCAACCTGGCCGGTCTCCCGGTTGTGTTTTCTCCCCAAGTAGTACTGGTTGCTGTTGTTTTCTCGCTCTTTGTGGGCATTTTCTTCGGCATGTACCCGGCCAACAAAGCGGCCAATTTAAACCCAATCGAAGCACTGAGGTCGGAGTAA
- a CDS encoding tripartite tricarboxylate transporter substrate binding protein, whose product MSKIKIWVTLFMIVSLTVMVLAGCGPRQEQGPAAVEKAWTPSGTVEIVAPGSPGGGFDLLARSVQKTLDVDNIVPNDIIVMNKPGGGGAVGWGYLHEKRGQGEFLAVNSTLLIFNNLLGRSELTFRDFTPIANLLTEWLVVAVDIDSPYKTIKEYFEAMKKNPAAMPIGVGPALGNADHIHFLKLAKAHGIDPKTMRTVVYPGSLGELIPALLGGHVTAIPISLAEGMEYKRAGEVRILGISSDTRLEIAPDVPTWKEQGIDVVFAPWRGIMGPPDMTPEQIKFWSDAIARMVQQESWKATLKDLGLFPYYMPAEEYKAYLEKRTVAFESLLREVGLIN is encoded by the coding sequence ATGTCAAAAATAAAGATATGGGTAACTTTATTTATGATTGTATCGCTGACTGTCATGGTGTTAGCCGGTTGCGGGCCTAGACAAGAACAGGGTCCGGCAGCAGTAGAAAAAGCGTGGACACCTTCGGGTACAGTAGAGATAGTGGCTCCCGGAAGTCCTGGTGGCGGATTCGACCTATTGGCTAGGAGTGTACAGAAGACGCTTGACGTAGACAACATCGTGCCTAATGACATTATTGTGATGAATAAACCAGGCGGAGGCGGTGCTGTCGGATGGGGCTACCTGCATGAAAAAAGAGGCCAGGGAGAATTTCTGGCAGTAAACTCCACTCTCCTGATCTTCAACAACCTTCTTGGTAGAAGCGAACTAACGTTTAGAGATTTTACTCCCATAGCAAACCTGCTTACCGAATGGTTAGTTGTAGCGGTAGACATCGACTCTCCTTACAAGACTATTAAAGAGTACTTCGAAGCTATGAAAAAGAATCCCGCTGCAATGCCCATAGGCGTGGGGCCTGCGCTTGGCAATGCTGATCATATCCATTTTCTGAAGCTGGCAAAAGCTCACGGTATTGACCCCAAAACGATGAGAACTGTGGTATATCCTGGATCACTAGGTGAACTGATTCCGGCTCTGCTGGGTGGTCATGTGACGGCCATCCCTATCAGCCTGGCTGAGGGCATGGAGTATAAGAGAGCCGGGGAAGTGCGCATATTGGGCATTTCTTCCGATACGCGATTGGAAATAGCCCCTGATGTTCCAACATGGAAAGAACAGGGGATTGATGTGGTATTTGCTCCTTGGCGCGGCATCATGGGGCCTCCGGATATGACACCTGAGCAGATAAAATTCTGGAGTGATGCAATTGCCAGGATGGTACAGCAGGAATCCTGGAAAGCAACCTTGAAAGACTTGGGGTTATTTCCCTACTATATGCCGGCTGAAGAATATAAGGCTTATCTGGAAAAAAGGACTGTAGCATTTGAAAGCCTGTTGAGAGAGGTAGGTTTGATAAATTAA
- a CDS encoding DUF421 domain-containing protein: MPDVLRVFLSSAGIFVLVLFLVRLFGKRQNSQLTFFDFVNVVVIGVLAGATSLGLIGIIEGFIALAVWTLFPMAVYWAAIKYKAVRDLVQGKEIVLINHGKIMEDNLLKARLTPEDLLSQLRRRNVFKTADVEFAVMEPAGDVSVMLKKDIQPATAKTLGLNTGQESVPQTVIMDGVIMDEALAAMGLNMGWLHTELKKAGVALENIFLAQVDSVGQLYLDLFDDAIQAPQPQTKELLYATLKQCEAALETYALSTLNQEAKKMYGQSAGEVAAAARELEPLLKR, encoded by the coding sequence ATGCCGGATGTATTAAGGGTTTTTCTCAGCTCAGCTGGAATATTTGTCCTTGTTTTGTTTCTGGTTCGCCTGTTTGGGAAACGCCAGAACTCCCAGCTAACTTTTTTTGATTTTGTAAACGTTGTCGTGATTGGGGTTTTAGCAGGTGCTACTTCCCTGGGTCTGATTGGAATTATTGAAGGATTTATAGCTCTGGCTGTTTGGACCCTTTTTCCCATGGCTGTCTACTGGGCGGCTATCAAGTACAAGGCTGTGCGGGATCTGGTCCAGGGAAAGGAAATCGTCTTGATCAATCACGGCAAGATCATGGAAGATAACCTGTTAAAGGCCCGCCTGACACCGGAGGACTTGTTAAGCCAACTGAGAAGGAGAAATGTATTTAAGACTGCCGATGTTGAATTTGCTGTGATGGAGCCTGCCGGCGATGTCAGCGTGATGTTGAAGAAAGACATCCAGCCCGCCACAGCCAAAACCTTGGGGTTAAATACAGGACAAGAAAGCGTACCCCAAACCGTTATCATGGATGGCGTCATTATGGATGAAGCCCTTGCAGCGATGGGGTTGAACATGGGTTGGTTGCATACGGAACTGAAAAAAGCGGGAGTGGCGCTGGAAAATATCTTTCTGGCTCAGGTCGATTCCGTTGGCCAGCTTTACCTGGATTTGTTTGATGATGCGATTCAAGCCCCGCAGCCACAAACCAAAGAGCTGCTCTATGCTACCTTAAAGCAATGCGAGGCAGCTCTGGAGACTTACGCATTAAGCACATTAAACCAAGAGGCAAAAAAGATGTACGGACAGTCTGCCGGTGAAGTAGCCGCAGCCGCCAGAGAACTGGAGCCGCTTTTAAAAAGGTAG
- a CDS encoding sigma-54-dependent Fis family transcriptional regulator, translating into MTPLILAIDDEGHMRNLLERALRQQGRVITAATGQEGINLVEKEEPALVLLDMRLPDMDGIQVLKIIKERSPRIQVIMVTAYGSIDTAILAIKAGAADYLTKPFDIEELRLAVGRNLQLNALVQKVELLQEEVQSRHPEEIIGESEPTKQLRQAVEQISGTQVTVLLTGESGTGKEVVARAIHKSSQRGDKPLVVVNCAALPEPLLESELFGHEKGAFTGAVAKKPGRFELADGGTIFLDEIGEMPPLMQVKLLRVLQDRSFERVGGTKTLKVDVRVIAATNRNLPEAIRLGSFREDLYYRLNVINLHLVPLRERQEDIPALARFFLSKFDVRKKIKGISPEAMKILQAYQWPGNVRELENAIERSLIVASGETILPEHLPFSAAASHRKPFETDGLIIRFPSGGISLDEVEQGLILEALRRTGGNRTGAAKLLGITRSALLYRMEKHGLS; encoded by the coding sequence GTGACACCCTTAATCCTGGCAATTGACGATGAAGGGCATATGCGAAATCTGCTGGAACGGGCCTTGCGGCAGCAGGGAAGGGTGATCACTGCCGCTACCGGTCAGGAAGGCATCAACCTGGTGGAGAAAGAAGAACCTGCCTTGGTACTCCTGGATATGCGGTTACCTGACATGGATGGCATCCAGGTCTTGAAAATAATCAAAGAAAGATCGCCCCGTATTCAGGTGATCATGGTTACTGCTTACGGCTCCATTGATACAGCTATTCTAGCTATCAAAGCCGGCGCGGCAGACTACCTGACCAAGCCCTTCGATATCGAGGAGCTGCGTTTGGCCGTTGGGCGGAACTTACAGCTAAATGCCCTGGTTCAGAAGGTAGAATTGTTGCAAGAGGAAGTTCAATCCAGGCATCCGGAAGAGATAATTGGAGAGAGTGAACCAACTAAACAGTTGCGCCAGGCTGTCGAACAGATTTCCGGCACCCAGGTAACGGTATTATTGACAGGAGAAAGCGGTACCGGCAAAGAGGTTGTGGCCAGGGCCATCCACAAAAGCAGCCAGCGCGGGGACAAACCGCTGGTGGTTGTGAATTGTGCCGCCTTGCCAGAACCCCTTTTGGAAAGCGAATTATTCGGCCATGAAAAAGGGGCTTTTACCGGAGCGGTGGCCAAAAAGCCAGGGAGGTTTGAACTGGCGGATGGGGGGACTATCTTTCTGGATGAAATCGGGGAAATGCCCCCGTTAATGCAGGTAAAGCTCTTGCGTGTGCTGCAGGACCGGTCTTTTGAAAGGGTTGGCGGGACAAAGACTCTCAAGGTTGATGTGCGAGTCATCGCGGCTACCAACAGGAATTTGCCCGAGGCCATCCGTTTGGGGTCTTTCAGGGAGGACCTGTATTACCGGCTGAATGTGATTAACCTGCACCTGGTTCCCTTGCGAGAGCGGCAAGAAGATATTCCGGCTTTGGCCCGTTTTTTTCTAAGTAAATTCGATGTCAGAAAAAAAATTAAAGGGATATCTCCTGAGGCAATGAAAATATTACAGGCCTATCAATGGCCGGGCAATGTGCGGGAGTTGGAAAACGCCATTGAACGCTCACTGATTGTGGCTTCCGGAGAGACGATCCTGCCGGAGCATTTGCCTTTTTCTGCCGCCGCATCCCACAGGAAGCCCTTTGAAACGGACGGCCTGATTATCCGGTTTCCTTCCGGAGGGATTTCTCTGGATGAGGTTGAACAAGGGCTAATCCTCGAGGCCCTCCGGCGCACTGGCGGAAACAGGACAGGTGCGGCTAAATTGCTGGGCATCACCCGCTCTGCCCTGTTGTACCGGATGGAAAAACATGGGTTGTCCTGA